The Natranaeroarchaeum aerophilus DNA segment GATCCGGAGCGACGGGACGATAACCACTGTCGTGTTCACTGCGCTGTTTGCGGGGGGCGTTGCGCTGATCGAACTGCCCTGTACAGCAGGGTTCCCACTCATCTGGTCCAGTCTCGTCGTCGAAGCGAACGTGAGTGGCGTGTCGTACGTCGGACTCCTGTTGACCTACGTACTCACGTATCTCTCCCTGGAGCTTCTGGTGTTTCTCGCCGCAGTTACGACCATGCGGCGTGTCGAATACGGCGAATCCCGCGGACGCGTTCTCAAACTGTTTGCAGGAGTCATGATGCTGTTTCTCGGTGGCAGCATTCTCGTCTATCCTGATCTTCTGGAGAGTGTGAGCATGACCGGCTCAGTCGTCCTCCTATCGGTGCTGCTGACAGTGGTAATCGTCATCATCGATCGATCCGTAGTCGCCATATCGGGTTGATGACAGCGACGTGGGCACGCCTGCGATTGACGGTCGCCTCCGAAATCGATTGGTCGACGCCGAAATCGATTTATGAGCTATGTTCGAAGCCGAGTGTATGGCCAGTCTTCGCTCGCGGCGATCAGTGTTACGGCTGTGTGGAACGGTGGGTCTGGGTGCAGGTCTCGCTGGCTGTCTCGGCGACGGCGGCGAGACGCCCGAGCAGGCGGTAACCTCGCCCGACAGTGCGGATGCCGCGGTGGTCGTGTACTGGTTCTGGGGGGACGGCTGCCCCGTCTGTGACGATCAGAAGGGGTTTATCGACGAGATTGCTGCGACCTCCGAAACGGATGTCGTTGCGCTGGAGGTGTACAACGATGCCGAAAATAGAGAGCTGTTTCAC contains these protein-coding regions:
- a CDS encoding glutaredoxin family protein, with translation MASLRSRRSVLRLCGTVGLGAGLAGCLGDGGETPEQAVTSPDSADAAVVVYWFWGDGCPVCDDQKGFIDEIAATSETDVVALEVYNDAENRELFHDVIDEYNIQREAVPTTVIGSEHWIGDSSDIRDAIQAKVSDCREESGCQPSAVV